ggtggtggtggtgtagatgtGGTGGCGttgtagatggtggtgtagatggtgaTGTGGATTGTGGTGGTGTAGATGGTGGTGGCggtgtagatggtggtggtgtagatggtggtggtgttgaagaaggtggtggtggtgtagatggtggagtggatggtggtggtggtgtagaagatgtagatggtggtgtagatgatagtggtggtgatggtggtgaagacggtggtggtggtgttgaaaATGGTGGTGGTGTaaatggggtggtggtggtgaagatggtggaggtggtgttgAAGATGGTGGTGGTGTAAATGGggtgatggtggtgtagatggtggtggtggtgtagatggtggtggtggtgaagatggtggtggtggtgttgaagatggtggtggtgtagatggggtgatggtggtgtagatggtggtggtggtggtggtgtagatggtggtggtggtggtggtgtagatggtggtggtggtgaagacggtggtggtggtgtaaatggtggtggtggtgtagatggtggtggtgtagatggtggtggtgttgaagaTGGTGGTGAAGATTGTGGTggtgtagatggtggtggtggtgtagatggtggtgatggtgtagatggtggtggaggtggtggtggtgtagatgttgtagtggtgtagatgttgtagtggtgtagatggtggtggtctagatggtggtggtggtgtagatggtggtagtagtggtgtagatggtggtagtagtggtgtagatggtggtggtggtgtagatggtggtggtggtgtagatggtggtggtgtagatggtggtggtggtgtagatggtggtggtggtgtagatggtGGTGGTCTAGATGGTGGTGGTCTagatggtggcggtggtgtagatggtggtgtagatggtggtagtagtggtgtagatggtggtagtagtggtgtagatggtggtggtgtagatggtggtggtgttgtagatggtggtggtgttgtagatggtggtggtggtggtgtaaatGGTGGTGTAGATAGTGGTggtgtagatggtggtggtgttgtagatggtggtggtgttgtagatggtggtgtagatggtggtggtgttgtagatggtggtggtggtggtgtaaatGGTGGTGTAGATAGTGGTGGTGTAGATAGTGGTGATGCTGtagttggtggtggtggaggtgtagATGGTGGTGGAGGTGTAGACGGTGATGCTGtagttggtggtggtggaggtgtagATGGTGGTGGAGGTGTAGACGGTGGTggtgtagatggtggtggtggtgtagatggtggtggtgtagatggtggtggtggtgtagatggtggtggtggtgtagatggtGGTGGTCTAGATGGTGGTGgtctagatggtggtggtgtagatggtggaggtgtagatggtggtggtgtagatggtggtggtgtagatggtggaggtgtagatggtggtggtgtagatggtggtggtgtagatggtggaggtgtagatggtggtggtgtagatggtggaggtgtagatggtggtggtgtagatggtggtggtgtagatggtggtggtgtagatggtggtggtgtagatggtggtggtgtagatggtggtggtgtagatggtggaggtgtagatggtggtggtgtagatggtggaggtgtagatggtggtggtgtagatggtggtggtgtagatggtggtggtgtagatggtggaggtgtagatggtggtggtgtagatggtggttgtgtagatggtggtggtgtagatggtggtggtgtagatggtggtggtggaggtggtggtttAGACATGGAAGATGGGTGGAATAATGGAAGATGGGTATTTCTCCTCATACCTGGATGATGTGGTTGATTACGTGGTGAAAAGGTATGTGACTGTGTGGAAGGTAATGATCAGGAGGTGTTGGATGTGAGAATGGGCAGGTGAAGGCAAAGCATTATGGGTACCGAACTGTCTATCCACGTACCTTGCGTTTGCGCTCGGCCCGTTCCCGGGAACGTATCCTCCTCTGACGGGCTTTCTCCAGAGCCTTCAGGTCAGGACCCTGCTGCTCCACCAGCTCCACTCTGGACTTCTTAATGTGGGCAGCGGCGTGCGCCATGGCTGCCTGCTACCTCCTACTACAGTGATTCCAGACAAAATCAACCCAAACCTCCTTTAAAATTCCCCCAAAGACTCCCAGAGTCCCAAAGAGCAGTAGCGCCAGCGAAGGGTTAAAATAAATTGATTCCCAGCGGGTGACTTTCCGCCGAGAGCAGGAAGACGTTGGAGCCGAGCCGTCTGCTCCCACAACTCTGCGGGAaagcagaggaggaggaaggaatgaagagagaaagagagaggtgtagccACTAGTCCTCTATGCCTCCAGCTACGACCACCACCACATATGAACTGGTCCTGATCTACATTCAGAGCCCCACTCCCCGGAACTCTGCATCTGATGTttggactgtgtgtttgtgtgtggatagaaagagggagagatagatagggagagagagagagagagagagatagagggagagcgagaggagggggCGGGTCTGATATACGCCACCAGAGGTAAgctgacaggcagacagagagcgagagagatagagaaagatagacagaTCCAGCTGCTGTGAGAAGCTTCAGGTTTGGGATCTGTCTGTCAGTTATCCCAAATACAAGACTTCCCCACTAATCACGCAACGgtggtagggaggagagagggaggtagagggggggggggggtgagggagggggatACGGTGGCTGAGAGCACTGCTTACTGTCGTTTGGTTGGAAAGCGGAAAGAACCATGTGCTTCAAATCGAGGGGAACACAGAGGAGACACAGGAAATCTCCCTTTAATACCTTACTCCTTCCCCCTTACAATGGAGTAAAATGGTACAATCTGCTGCTGCCGATTTCACAGctcgagcacacacacacacacacacacacacacacacacacacacacacacacacacacacacacacacacacacacacacacacacacacacacacacacacacacacacacacacacacacacacacacacacacacacacacacacacacacacacacacacacgtcagactCCTCTGTTACTGAACACAACACTTCTTTACCTAGAGCCATGAAACCAATAAAGCAGTGTATAAATTGTACAAAAAGTATGAAATGACCTGCATTACAATTCCCCAGCCAAACAGGAAAATAGTCATATATTTATAATGGTGTGTGTGAGTTTAAAAACTAAACGAGGCATTATTATTTCATGCGTATGTACTGTACAGTTACATGTGGTTTGCCCACATATGTAGGTTTCAAAATGTTTGTATGTCCACATGCTTGGAGTATAGAGGCATGTAAGTGTGTGTTGGCTGGAGAGGTGACACAACACTGGTGATGGCATAATGTGTCTGACCCTACCAGACAGCCCCAGCTGGACCTAGCTACCACGTACTGGCATCAACTCATACATCCTACACACTCACACCCaaccagtgttggggaagctactctgaaaatatagtttaccaagctaccgattacttcacactggaagaagttgagctacactaaagctacccttaagaaaaaaTATAGTGAACTTAACTAAAGTTACGTCCAAATGACTTTTGTGGAAAATTATCATATCTACAGTGAATCTGACATTTCGTAGAAttcaaattgcaagaacagatcactttggagtcagatgttaactGAATGTTTATTTAGTCTATTGAACACAAAACatatgtttcaagtgagaattaggcaaGTCTGATGGCGAAACATAAAGGAAATGATTTTTGGaaaaaaacagtagtgtgtagtttcagtagttagctacatcgctacatggtaaaacaatagtgtgtagttccagtagttagctacatcgctacatggtaaaacagtagtgtgtagttccagtagttagctacatcgctacatggtaaaacagtagtgtgtagttccagtagttagctacatcgctacatggtaaaacagtagtgtgtagttccagtagttagctacatcgctacatggtaaaacagtagtgtgtagttccagtagttagctacatcgctacatggtaaaacagtagtgtgtagttccagtagttagctacatcgctacatggtaaaacagtagtgtgtagttccagtagttagctacatcgctacatggtaaaacagtagtgtgtagttccagtagttagctacatcgctacatggtaaaacagtagtgtgtagttccagtagttagctacatcgctacatggtaaaacaatagtgtgtagttccagtagttagctacatcgctacatggtaaaacagtagtgtgtagttccagtagttagctacatcgctacatggtaaaacagtagtgtgtagttccagtagttagctacatcgctacatggtaaaacagtagtgtgtagttccagtagttagctacatcgctacatggtaaaacagtagtgtgtagttccagtagttagctacaccgctacatggtacaacagtagtgtgtagttccagtagttagctacatcgctacatggtaaaacaatAGTTTGTAGttccacacacacccctcctcaaCCCTATTCAGTCTCATTGTATTCAGTGAAAGTCCATGTGATAAACCAGTCTTGTGTCTCCTTTTCAGCTGAGAAGCAGGGGCACTGATATCTACATTAATGGCAATAATGTCATGAGACCATCGAACAAGACCGACTAAAGGAGGAGGAGCAGaaaggggatagagagaaaggagagaaacgggtggagaggaagaggaggggcgAGAGTTCATCAAGCAGAGAGGGGGAATCATAATTATCATTACAATCATGGGAATGGCAAAAGCCTTATTAGAAACGGCTGCACTCTCACACATTCAGAGAATATACCTCTGTATTCTCACCATAACGCCACCATCTAAATACAGAAGGACTAGAACAAGTAGAGGACATCAACTGATGTATTGGTACAATCCATTGATATCGGGATCTGTGATTTCTTCTTCCATAGCCGACTATGTCCTCCTACATTAGAATAATCTCAGCTACTCTAGTATGCGTCTAGCATTTCAAAAGCCACTGTTAGGAACAGAACAGTGAATGCAATATTCATTCTCACAAAGAGAGAATCCATCTGGGTAGCACCGATGTAGCTTTCATGGCATGTTGTCCTTTGTAGCTCAGCTGGTAGGGCATGGCACCTGTAACGCCAGGGTAGTGAATTCATTTCACCCACGTGCAAAATGTATGCAAGCATGACTGTAAAtctctttggataaaagtgtctgctaaatggcatacagttgaagtcggaagtttacatacaccttagccaaatatatttaaactcagtttttcacaattcctgacatttaatccgagtaaaaattatctgttttaggtcagtcaggatcaccactttattttaagaatgtgaaatgtcagaataatagtagagagaatgatttatttcagcttttatttcgttcatcacattcccagtgggtcagaagtttacatacattcaattagcatttggtagcactacctttaaattgtttaacttgggtcaaacattttgggtagccttccacaagctgggtgaattctggcccattcctcctgacagagcttgtgtaactgagtcaggtttgtaggcctccttgctcacacacactttttcagttctgcccacaaattttctatcggattgaggtcagggctttgtgatttgcagttttcacaccaaagtacgttcatctctaaaaGACAGACCTCGTCTCCTTCCcatagcggtatgacggctgcgtggtcccatggtgtttatacttgcgtactattgtttgtacagatgaacgtggtaccttcaggcatttggaaattgctcccaaggatgaaccagattgtggaggtctacaatttttacaACAgattgtggaggtcttggctgatttatcttgattttcctatgatgtcaagcaaagaggcacagagtttgaaggcagtctttgaaatacatccacaggtacacctccaattgattcaaattatgtcaattagcagcttctaaagccatgacatcatggcattttccaagttgtttaaaggcacagttaacttagtgtatgtgaacttctgacccactggaattgtgatacagtgaattatatgtgaaataatctgtctgtaaacaatatttggaaaaatgactgtgtctcgcactatagtttgttaacaagaaatgtgtggagtggttgaaaacaagttttaatgactccaacctaagtgtatgtaaacttccaacctcaactgtatatagagagagagagacatttactGCAGCATAACatgaatcaaaacattactaaaTCTTACATAAACTAGCGTTCATCTAGGTTTTTGTTATGAAATATGACAGTAAAGACCCTCCTTTTCGACAGTGAATGTTGGCAGGTTCATTTCAGCACCACAGACAGGGTTTTGTATTGTATCCTACTGACTTGAACATGACCCCacacttaaatgtaaaatgctgTGTGGATTTGAATGTTAAGccctgtccatggtcctgaaagCAATGCTGGCAAAGAGAGCAATGGGGATTAGATCAGTTCACTGGCAACTTCACATTGTATTCTAATAGAATAGAGCACCATTTGACCCtcttaaaacacacacagacggtacatttatttacttattttacccttattttaccaggtaagttgactgagaacatattCTCTTTTACAAAAACGACCTGGGAAAGAGTTACAGGGAAGAGCAgaagggatgaatgagccaattggaagctggggatgattaggtgaccatgatggtatgagggccagattgtgaatttagccaggacaccggggttaacacccctactcttacaataagtgccatgggatctttagtgaccacgtAGTGCCAGCACACCCgttttaacgtcccatctgaaacATATATAGAAGGATCCCTTCTCTCACCCAGTCCTTCCTGTTTGGAATCACATCATTTGAACCAAGGACCTACTCATTGACCAACTCACTAAGGAGCGCGAACATCGCCTGCTCTGCATTGTCTAACAACCCACACAACACTACACCATTCACCATTTCCAACGCAATATGTTGTGGTTAACTTCTgggtattttgtgtttttttatacAGCCTCTCCCTCCTACAGTTCCTGCTGCTATACAATGGCGCCACCTAGTGACCAATTCAACATTACACTGATTTAATCCAAAAGGATGACAGCTCTTTCTGGGTGGTTGCATGTGGATTGGAGAAGCACCACTCCCATTTCATTGCATGTCCTCGGGATATGTATATAAATACATGATGTATGTATGGAGTATGTGCCGCTTTATTCTGGTGTTTAGATGTAGATTTCTAGGTGACTTGCAGCCGAGGCACTTGTGCTGAATAGGAGCTCCTGCCCCAGGGGGCCTTTAGAGCATAGTCTAGATTACCATGGTATTACCATGTTGAAGACAATATCCTGGCACTCAGTAATGCGATGTTGCATGTTGAAGACAGTATCCTGGCTCTCAGTAATGCGATGTTGCATGTTGAAGACAGTATCCTGGCTCTCAGtaatgtgatgttgcatgttgaAGACAGTATCCTGGCTCTCAGTAATGCGATGTTGCATGTTGAAGACAGTATCCTGGCTCTCAGTAATGTGATGTTGAAGACAGTATCCTGGCTCTCAGtaatgtgatgttgcatgttgaAGACAGTATCCTGGCTCTCAGTAATGTGATGTTCCATGTTGAAGACAGTATCCTGGCTCTCAGTAATGCGATGTTGCATGTTGAAGACAGTATCCTGGCTCTCAGTAATGCGATGTTGCATGTTGAAGACAGTATCCTGGCTCTCAGtaatgtgatgttgcatgttgaAGACAGTATCCTGGCTCTCAGTAATGTGATGTTGAAGACAGTATCCTGGCTCTCAGtaatgtgatgttgcatgttgaAGACAGTATCCTGGCTCTCAGtaatgtgatgttgcatgttgaAGACAGTATCCTGGCTCTCAGTAATGCGATGTTGCATGTTGAAGACAGTATCCTGGCTCTCAGTAATGCGATGCATCTCTCTATTTATTCTCCATGAATGTTCCTCATACAGcaggaatggctgaacgaaccagaggtaactaatttccgggttttaggactacaagctggacGAGCTCTTTACTGTAAATCCTCGTTCTGTTGACATCTGGTCCCTGTCTCTCTTATCAGCACAAAGAACATCATCTGTATCAGTGACACACTCCTTTAAGGAATGAGGGGTAAGCCACCATATTacccacatcctcctcctcctcctccctcctccctccctcctcctcctcctccctcctcctcctcctcctcctcctcctccctcctcctccctcctccctcctcctcctcttcctccctcctccctcctccctcctccctccatccccacttcTGTCCAAAAGCCTCCCAGAGGAGGGCCAGTATTTCAGCAAAATCTCTTCATCTTTCAATGGTTTTATTAACACAACTCACTTCGGAGTCTTTTTTCACTATTGGTATCCGTTTTTGTGAGACTAAAATAAaagtaggggagaggaggggcgtgtgtgtgtgtgtgaattatgCCTGTGCACC
This is a stretch of genomic DNA from Salvelinus alpinus chromosome 11, SLU_Salpinus.1, whole genome shotgun sequence. It encodes these proteins:
- the LOC139534678 gene encoding uncharacterized protein; amino-acid sequence: MRRNTHLPLFHPSSMSKPPPPPPPSTPPPSTPPPSTQPPSTPPPSTPPPSTPPPSTPPPSTPPPSTPPPSTPPPSTPPPSTPPPSTPPPSTPPPSTPPPSTPPPSTPPPSTPPPSTPPPSTPPPSTPPPSTPPPSTPPPSTPPPSTPPPSTPPPSTPPPSRPPPSRPPPSTPPPPSTPPPPSTPPPSTPPPPSTPPPSTPPPPSTPPPPPTTASPSTPPPPSTPPPPPTTASPLSTPPLSTPPFTPPPPPSTTPPPSTPPSTTPPPSTTPPPSTPPLSTPPFTPPPPPSTTPPPSTTPPPSTPPPSTPLLPPSTPLLPPSTPPSTPPPPSRPPPSRPPPSTPPPPSTPPPPSTPPPSTPPPPSTPPPPSTPLLPPSTPLLPPSTPPPPSRPPPSTPLQHLHHYNIYTTTTSTTIYTITTIYTTTTIYTTTIFTTIFNTTTIYTTTIYTTTTIYTTTTVFTTTTIYTTTTTTIYTTTTTTIYTTITPSTPPPSSTPPPPSSPPPPSTPPPPSTPPSPHLHHHHLQHHLHHLHHHHPIYTTTIFNTTTTVFTTITTTIIYTTIYIFYTTTTIHSTIYTTTTFFNTTTIYTTTIYTATTIYTTTIHITIYTTIYNATTSTPPPPFTPPPPSSPPTPSTPPPPSTPPPFSTPPPPSSPPSHLHHHHHLHHHHYHLHHHHLHHHLHHHLLHHHHLLHHLHHHHHLHHHHHLHHHHQYHLHHHHHLHHHHLLHHHQYHLHHHHLHHHLHHHHLLLHHHHLHHHLHHNLHHPPTTPPPSTPPSTMPPQSTPPSTPPPQFTPPSTPPSTTPPPPPASTPPPQFTPPPPSTPPPPPASTPPPSTPPSQFTPPPPSTPASTPPTSTPPPSTPPLPLLS